CAATCACAGTAGCTGTTGCTGAGAGAGAAACGTTGCCGTTGTCTTTGACCAGTATGACCAGTTTATGCTCAGCCTCGTCTGTCTCAGTGAATGAGCGAAGTGTTCTGATCTGTCCTGTATAGCGGTCCAAACCAAAGAGACTGTGGTCAGTAACTTGCTGCAGTGAAAAGAGCAACCAGCCGTTATATCCGATATCAGCGTCATAGGCTCTGACTTTAGTCACCAAGTGTCCTGCGTTGACGTTGCGGGGAATCTCCTCCACACCTTCAGCAGAGCCGTTGGAGCTGAGTGGATACAGGATGACTGGAGCGTTGTCGTTCTGATCCAGAATGAACAGTTTGACTGTGACGTTGCTGCTGAGTGACGGAGTTCCAGAATCTGAGGCAACAACTTGGAACTGgaaagttttcagtgtttcaaagTCAAACCTTTTTAGAGCGGATATTCGTCCGTTTTCCGAATTTACATTTAGAAAAGATGTCATATCTTCCTGCAGCCCATCACCTCTCACAATGTGATACGTTACTGCTGCATTTTCATTAAGATCATTATCAGCAGCGCTTACAGAAAATATTGATGTACCCGGGGGGGTGTTTTCTGTCAAATATAGCTCCAATGGATTCTGACTGAAAACTGGCATGTTGTCATTTACATCCAACACCTGAACACtcactgtttttactgtgtaAAGTTGAGGTTCACCGCAGTCAGTTGCTGTTATTGTGATATCATAACGGGGCACGGTTTCTCTGTCTAAACGACCCTTTGTAAGGAGAGAGTACATGTTTTCCTCAAGTGATGGCGTCAGATCAAATGGAACATTATCCGATATTTTACAAATAACTTTCCCATTAACGTCTGAGTCTCTGTCCACCACGCTGATGAGAGCGATAACAGTGCCGGGCTTTGAATCCTCTGGGATTAAGTTGGACAGTGACGTTACTTCGATATCTGGTTTATTGTCGTTCAcgtcttttattttaatgataacTCTACTTTCGACAGTCCAAGGTGGCTGACCTTTATCTGAAGCCTGTAAATCTAGTCTGTACAGCTCCGTTTCCTCAAAGTCTACTTTTCCTTTTACTCGAATCTCACCGGTGATACTATCTAATTCAAAGGTGTCGTGTacgtttttcttttgtgtttttccaaagTTGTATTCAATCTCACTATTCAGACCTTCATCCAAATCTGTAGCGTTTAATTTTATTACAAGTGTCCCTATTGGTGCATTTTCATCCAATGAGACAGTATATACGTCTTTGCTGAACACAGGTCGGTTATCATTTACATCTAGCACGGTGATGGTTAAATTAAGGCTTCCTGATTTCGCCGGACTCCCCCCATCTGCAGCTGTTAACAGTAAACGATGCTCTGCCTTTTGCTCTCTATCCAAAGCTTTTTTCAGTACTAAAAAAGGTATATTGTCCTCTTCGCTGTCTCTGAcgtcaatataaaaaaaatcagtgtgacTCAGTGTATATTTTCGAACTGACTGTGTACCAAAATCAGGGTCTCGAGCGGCATGAATTTGAAAACGAGTACTTGGAGGAGCGTTCTCTGCTATTTCCAGTCGCTGCTCGCTTTCTGGAAAGGTGGGTGAATTGTCATTAATATCGGTTATTTCAACTCCAACATAATGTATTTCCAGTGGGCTTTCAACAACAATTTTCAGGTTTATCAAACAAACCTTGTTTCCATCACAGAGCTCTTCCCGGTCCATCTTTTTTCCAACATACAACACTCCATTGTTCTGATTTAACTGAAACAGAGCATGATTTGGACCCGAAACGATACGAAATTTCCTGCCAGCTAAACTGCTGATGTCAAGTCCTAAATCCTTGGCCACATTTCCAACAGAAGATCCCACCTGAACTTCTTCTGGAACAGAGTATCTTAGCTGGGCCAAAATTCTCTCCGCAAAGCACAGCAACAAAATCCCAGCGACCCACGAGCAATTGACACGGTGCCTTTGTCCTCTTTTCCCCATCCCGAGGTAAATATATGAAAGCTTACTTGGAGGCAAATGCAGTGATCCCATCGTTTATCGAGTCACTCCCATTTGAACATTTTCACGGTTCTCTAATAGACGGAATTCCATTCATAAATATTAACTGctattcattttatttgataTGTAGCCTGCGCTGCACACTCCGTGCGTACACCAGCTGCACAGATAGTTACCAGAGATGGGCAGGGCCTGCACAGAATCAAGAACACAACCATTCTCTAGGCCACACCGACACCAAGTGGTCACTACAGTGTGATAGCAAAGCACAACATTTCATCTCTTCCCTTTTTCTGCGACTTTACTTCTGACTTTTCGGAGTCTGACTCTTTGGAGGAAGCAGATGTCTGCCCCCCACGGCTGGTCACCTAAATGTCTGATATTTTCAGCAACTCCCAAATATGAGTCAGATGTCTGGTTATGGGAGAGTAAATGGGACCAGCAATAACAACATGgtggaaaacacatttaaattacaTGTAAATCCGTCAACTTCAGATTTTCTCACAGTGATGTAATTAAGCCAAGACAGACAGGAGAGATACACTGTAAATGTGCTCCACAGAAGCTGGGCCTAAGAATACTTACTGAACTGGAAATTCACACTTTAATCAAATCGGCAGGTGGAGGGATTATTGACTTAAGTGTTTGATGTGTATATATAATTAATGTGTCACTAACCCTTTCTGTAACACACATGACAAAGTACAGATAAGaaaaaactgtgcaaaaatgaaacacatGTAAGAAAAAAGCACATTGTAACAGGACATGCTCATACAAAACTTTGGCTTTAAGGTCTTACCTCTTCAGTAGCACCTCTTCTGTCAGGGAGCACAAGTGTATTTGCATGGCTTCCAGGAACTATAGTAGATCCTATACTCATTCTGGGTCCTACTAACATATACCGTTTCTCTCCTGATCTGTACTGGATGCTGTGACACAGTGTCCCATCATAATTAGTCTCTGGCAGATATTTAGAAGTACAGTCTGTGGATTTGGAGCACTGCATTGCAATCAGCACTATAATACTGACAAGAAAAAGTACAGAAACTGAGCCCAAAGTTATCATGAGGTAAAAAGTCACATTATTGTCCTCATCATCTTTTGCCGTACTTTTAACATCAGAAGCTGCAAAAGCCTCTTTGGGCTCCACAAGTTTGACAATCACAGTAGCTGTTGCTGAGAGAGAAACGTTACCATTGTCTTTGACCAGTATGACCAGTTTATGCTCAGCCTCGTCTGTCTCTGTGAATGAGCGAAGTGTTCTGATCTGTCCTGTATAGCGGTCCAAACCAAAGAGACTGTGGTCAGTAACTTGCTGCAGTGAAAAGAGCAACCAGCCGTTATATCCGATATCAGCGTCATAGGCTCTGACTTTAGTCACCAAGTGTCCTGCGTTGACATTGCGGGGAAtctcctccacaccttcaacagaACCGTTGGAGCTGAGTGGATACAGGATGACTGGAGCGTTGTCGTTCTGATCCAGAATGAACACTTTGACTGTGACGTTGCTGCTGAGTGATGGAGTTCCAGAATCTGAGGCAACAACTTGGAACTGGAAAGTTTTCAGCGTTTCAAAATCAAAACTTTTTAAAGCTGAAATCTCCCCATTTGCTtcgtttatatttaaaaatgaggtTATAGTGAGCCCCGGACTCTTACGATCGAGTGAATATGTGACTTCCGCGTTTTCACCTCCATCAGCATCAGTCGCCCTCACTGAAAAAACTGACATTCCTGCCTTGTTATTTTCAGGGACATAAAAAGTATACGGGCTTTCAGTGAAAAGAGGACTGTTATCGTTAACGTCTTGCAGCTCTACCTGTATTACCTTCGTTGATGACATGGTTGGGGTTCCTAAATCCTTTGCTGTAACTGTGATGCTATACATATGCACTGTTTCCTTATCCAGGTAATCTTTGGTAACCAAAGAGTATGACTGACCGTCAGGGGAAGGCTTTAAGTCAAAAGGTAAATCAACTGGCACGCTGCAAACCACTTGTCCGTTCACACCTGAGTCAAGATCATTCACATCCATCAATGCCACTACAGTCCCAGGAGGCGCATCCTCTGGAATCCGACTTGAAAGAGATGTGATTTCTATTTCTGGTTGATTATCATTCACGTCTTCCACTCTAATAACCACGTTGCAGAGTGTGGACAGAGACACAGC
The sequence above is a segment of the Archocentrus centrarchus isolate MPI-CPG fArcCen1 chromosome 10, fArcCen1, whole genome shotgun sequence genome. Coding sequences within it:
- the LOC115787162 gene encoding protocadherin alpha-3-like; protein product: MGSLHLPPSKLSYIYLGMGKRGQRHRVNCSWVAGILLLCFAERILAQLRYSVPEEVQVGSSVGNVAKDLGLDISSLAGRKFRIVSGPNHALFQLNQNNGVLYVGKKMDREELCDGNKVCLINLKIVVESPLEIHYVGVEITDINDNSPTFPESEQRLEIAENAPPSTRFQIHAARDPDFGTQSVRKYTLSHTDFFYIDVRDSEEDNIPFLVLKKALDREQKAEHRLLLTAADGGSPAKSGSLNLTITVLDVNDNRPVFSKDVYTVSLDENAPIGTLVIKLNATDLDEGLNSEIEYNFGKTQKKNVHDTFELDSITGEIRVKGKVDFEETELYRLDLQASDKGQPPWTVESRVIIKIKDVNDNKPDIEVTSLSNLIPEDSKPGTVIALISVVDRDSDVNGKVICKISDNVPFDLTPSLEENMYSLLTKGRLDRETVPRYDITITATDCGEPQLYTVKTVSVQVLDVNDNMPVFSQNPLELYLTENTPPGTSIFSVSAADNDLNENAAVTYHIVRGDGLQEDMTSFLNVNSENGRISALKRFDFETLKTFQFQVVASDSGTPSLSSNVTVKLFILDQNDNAPVILYPLSSNGSAEGVEEIPRNVNAGHLVTKVRAYDADIGYNGWLLFSLQQVTDHSLFGLDRYTGQIRTLRSFTETDEAEHKLVILVKDNGNVSLSATATVIVKLVEPKEAFAASDVKNAAKDDEDNNVTFYLMITLGSVSVLFLVSIIVLIAMQCSKSTDYTSKYLPETNYDGTLCHSIQYRSGEKRYMLVGPRMSIGSTIVSGSHANTLALPDRRRPSEEVS
- the LOC115787163 gene encoding protocadherin alpha-8-like, producing MEISDVKAQWKDVWVSFCLALLIVNKLEGISAQIRYSIQEELKPGTAVGNVAKDLGLDLGRLADRNFRVVQGTKRDLFQVNPRDGVLLVNQRLDREELCAKTVPCVTNLKALVENPLEMHQVIVEILDVNDNSPKFHEENYTLEVLESAVVGSRFQLEGAHDLDVGLNSLHSYKLNHNQYFRLETEEFGDDGKIPFLVLQRPLDRENVARHWLLLTATDGGKPSKSGTVNITVIVSDINDNSPVCEKQKYTVTIKENAPPGTFLLTVNASDSDEGENGEIEYSLRSKLRGLSSEPFDLNSKTGRLTVKGRLDYEEREVYEIKVLAADKGAVSLSTLCNVVIRVEDVNDNQPEIEITSLSSRIPEDAPPGTVVALMDVNDLDSGVNGQVVCSVPVDLPFDLKPSPDGQSYSLVTKDYLDKETVHMYSITVTAKDLGTPTMSSTKVIQVELQDVNDNSPLFTESPYTFYVPENNKAGMSVFSVRATDADGGENAEVTYSLDRKSPGLTITSFLNINEANGEISALKSFDFETLKTFQFQVVASDSGTPSLSSNVTVKVFILDQNDNAPVILYPLSSNGSVEGVEEIPRNVNAGHLVTKVRAYDADIGYNGWLLFSLQQVTDHSLFGLDRYTGQIRTLRSFTETDEAEHKLVILVKDNGNVSLSATATVIVKLVEPKEAFAASDVKSTAKDDEDNNVTFYLMITLGSVSVLFLVSIIVLIAMQCSKSTDCTSKYLPETNYDGTLCHSIQYRSGEKRYMLVGPRMSIGSTIVPGSHANTLVLPDRRGATEEVRP